Proteins encoded together in one uncultured Desulfosarcina sp. window:
- a CDS encoding MurR/RpiR family transcriptional regulator codes for MVTSQLHPLIDKITANTANLTPKGRILGEYIIAHPRKAVFMTTKELAEACGVSEATVVRFVSGIGYERYSDFQQALRDLVDTELTLLDRLDIADMQAPGAARFRRTVAEEIDNLQQLYKTLDVETMQTVVDVLNRRASVHIIGSRLSYSMAYYMGWSITKVRGNIRILKGSDRTTIDWLTIAPADSVTVIVATSRYPNELIRLGKLVNRLGHTLVVITDSAACPVLQFADHQLIAASKHIPYLGSPTPMSCLINFLVHELASRQGEALKEHQAKLEQSYWENDVLFNMKGLDGGS; via the coding sequence TTGGTAACGTCGCAACTGCATCCATTAATCGACAAAATCACTGCCAACACAGCTAATCTGACACCCAAGGGGCGCATTTTGGGCGAATACATCATCGCCCATCCCCGCAAGGCCGTATTCATGACCACCAAGGAGTTAGCTGAGGCCTGTGGCGTCAGTGAGGCCACCGTCGTACGTTTCGTGTCCGGAATCGGTTATGAACGCTACAGCGATTTTCAACAGGCTTTGCGAGATCTTGTGGATACGGAACTGACCCTGCTGGACCGGTTGGACATTGCCGATATGCAGGCCCCGGGTGCCGCGCGTTTCAGGAGGACGGTAGCCGAAGAGATCGACAACCTGCAGCAACTCTACAAGACTCTTGACGTGGAAACCATGCAAACGGTGGTAGATGTGTTGAATCGCCGCGCGTCCGTTCACATCATCGGTTCGCGGCTTTCCTACTCCATGGCTTATTATATGGGGTGGTCCATCACCAAGGTGCGCGGCAATATCCGCATCCTGAAAGGCAGCGACCGCACCACCATCGACTGGCTCACCATCGCCCCGGCCGACAGCGTTACCGTCATTGTCGCCACCTCGCGCTATCCCAACGAACTGATCCGCCTGGGCAAACTGGTCAATCGTCTGGGCCACACACTGGTGGTGATTACGGATAGCGCCGCATGTCCCGTGCTTCAATTCGCCGATCATCAGCTGATCGCCGCATCCAAGCACATCCCTTACCTGGGCAGCCCCACGCCCATGTCCTGCCTGATCAATTTCCTGGTTCACGAATTGGCCAGTCGGCAGGGCGAAGCGCTCAAGGAGCACCAGGCCAAACTGGAGCAATCCTATTGGGAAAACGATGTGCTGTTCAATATGAAGGGTCTGGATGGCGGGAGTTGA
- a CDS encoding methyltetrahydrofolate cobalamin methyltransferase, protein MIVIGELINASRKAIKAAIEAKDAEAIGKVARDQAEAGADYIDVNAGIFVGKEPEYLKWLVETVQQVTDKPCAIDSPDPLAIEAALSVHKGIPMINSISLEKERYEKLLPIIAGTDIKVIALCMSDKGMPQTVAHRMEIADKLVDGLVNAGLAVENIFVDPLVQPLSVDISFGVAFIETIEKVVAAFPGIHTACGLSNISYGLPARRFMNQTFMTMAIAKGLDGAIFNPLDKQMMANVIAAEALAGRDNFCMNYIKAFRAGMFEG, encoded by the coding sequence ATGATCGTCATAGGCGAACTGATCAACGCCAGCAGGAAAGCGATTAAGGCGGCCATTGAGGCCAAGGACGCCGAGGCCATCGGGAAGGTCGCCAGGGACCAGGCCGAGGCCGGGGCGGATTACATCGATGTCAATGCCGGTATTTTCGTGGGTAAGGAGCCCGAATACCTGAAGTGGCTGGTTGAGACCGTGCAGCAGGTAACCGACAAACCATGCGCCATTGACAGCCCGGACCCGTTGGCCATCGAGGCGGCCTTGTCGGTGCATAAGGGTATACCCATGATCAACTCCATCTCGCTGGAAAAGGAACGCTACGAGAAGCTGCTGCCGATCATCGCGGGCACGGATATCAAGGTCATCGCCCTGTGCATGAGTGATAAGGGGATGCCGCAAACCGTTGCCCACCGTATGGAAATCGCTGACAAGTTGGTGGATGGACTGGTCAATGCCGGTTTGGCCGTGGAAAACATCTTTGTGGATCCGCTGGTGCAGCCGTTGTCGGTGGACATCAGCTTCGGGGTGGCGTTCATCGAGACAATCGAGAAAGTTGTTGCCGCCTTTCCGGGAATCCACACGGCTTGCGGGCTTTCTAACATCAGCTACGGGTTGCCGGCGCGCAGGTTCATGAACCAGACGTTCATGACCATGGCCATTGCCAAGGGCCTGGACGGCGCGATCTTCAATCCGCTGGATAAACAAATGATGGCCAATGTTATCGCGGCAGAGGCGCTGGCCGGCCGCGACAACTTCTGCATGAACTATATCAAGGCCTTTCGAGCCGGCATGTTCGAGGGTTAA
- a CDS encoding ATP-binding protein has protein sequence MKNIPTNQVVRRLEIENPWWRDGCIPRIFKTFKHRAYLDLFYPLVESRKIRRANVLMGPRRVGKTVLIHHAIQNLIEAGIPPTRIAYFSVDHPIYNGLSLESFLDIFSQATGVDYLEDECFIFFDEIQYLKNWEIHLKAIVDRFPNLKCTVSGSAAAALKLKSHESGAGRFTDFLLPPLTFHEYLDLLGKNELVVSAIANHDPALFTTNNIEELNNNFIHYLNFGGYPEVIFSEEIQADPGRFIKNDIIDKVLLRDLPGLYGVQDIQELNYLFTTLAFNTSNEVSLEELSKGSGVAKNTIKKYIEYLEAAFLIRTVHRVDRTAKRFKRANFFKVYLTNPSIRSALFSPITNEDPAMGEVSETAVFSQWFHSDILLHYARWKNGEVDMVNIGKEQLVEWAIEVKWTDRFYRKPAELKSLIQFCHANHLDHATVTTRSKTGTTIMENIRFDFIPTSLYCYTVGQNLIKGKQPKNALNSQTKSFRVISQ, from the coding sequence ATGAAAAATATTCCAACAAATCAAGTTGTTAGAAGGCTCGAAATAGAAAATCCGTGGTGGCGGGACGGATGTATCCCACGAATATTCAAAACATTCAAACACAGGGCATATCTGGACCTATTTTACCCTCTTGTTGAATCAAGAAAAATCCGCAGAGCCAATGTATTGATGGGACCCAGACGTGTTGGCAAAACCGTATTGATCCATCATGCCATTCAGAATTTAATCGAAGCGGGTATTCCTCCAACGCGAATTGCTTATTTTTCCGTTGACCACCCAATCTATAACGGGCTTTCCCTTGAATCTTTCCTGGATATTTTTTCGCAGGCAACCGGGGTCGATTATTTAGAGGATGAATGCTTTATTTTTTTCGATGAGATCCAATATCTGAAAAATTGGGAAATCCACCTGAAAGCGATTGTTGACAGATTTCCGAATCTGAAATGCACCGTTTCCGGTTCCGCAGCGGCCGCGCTGAAATTAAAGAGCCACGAATCGGGTGCCGGAAGATTCACCGATTTTCTATTGCCGCCGCTAACATTTCATGAATACTTGGATTTGTTGGGCAAAAACGAACTGGTTGTTTCCGCTATCGCAAATCATGACCCCGCTTTGTTCACAACGAACAACATTGAAGAATTAAATAATAATTTTATCCACTACTTAAATTTTGGGGGGTATCCGGAGGTCATTTTCTCCGAAGAAATTCAGGCAGATCCGGGAAGATTCATAAAAAACGACATCATCGATAAAGTTTTATTGCGCGATCTTCCCGGTTTATACGGCGTGCAGGACATCCAGGAGTTGAACTATCTCTTTACCACCTTGGCGTTCAATACCTCCAATGAAGTTTCTCTTGAAGAGCTGTCAAAAGGCTCCGGTGTCGCCAAAAACACCATTAAAAAATATATTGAATATTTAGAAGCCGCATTTCTTATCAGAACCGTTCACAGAGTGGATCGAACCGCCAAACGGTTTAAAAGAGCCAATTTCTTTAAAGTTTATCTGACGAATCCATCGATTCGCAGCGCTTTGTTTTCTCCCATAACCAATGAAGACCCTGCCATGGGTGAAGTGTCTGAAACAGCGGTTTTCTCCCAGTGGTTTCATTCCGACATCCTTCTCCATTACGCAAGGTGGAAAAATGGTGAAGTCGATATGGTGAATATCGGCAAAGAGCAACTGGTTGAGTGGGCCATTGAAGTGAAGTGGACGGATCGATTCTATAGAAAGCCAGCGGAACTCAAAAGTCTGATTCAATTTTGCCACGCAAATCACCTTGACCATGCAACCGTGACCACGAGGTCGAAAACAGGCACCACAATCATGGAAAATATACGGTTCGATTTTATTCCAACCAGCCTATATTGCTACACAGTGGGTCAAAATCTGATTAAAGGAAAGCAGCCTAAGAATGCCTTGAATTCGCAAACGAAATCCTTTAGGGTAATTTCTCAATAA
- a CDS encoding amino acid racemase produces the protein MNRLKKKIGIVGGLSPESTVSYYLYITRNYAERYGNYDYPEIIIYSVNLENYHKWRSINRWDLIIDDLVSCFQKLKNAGADFGLIATNTMHKVFKQVADIVDLPLINIIDETALRARELGLNRLGLLGTKYTMSDGFYQERLSKFDIDSIVPNAEQQEVIHKIIVEELVRGQFLEKSKNRTIKIIQDLVSRGAKGIILGCTEIPLLVKKEDCDIQLLDTAIIHSEAALNAAVY, from the coding sequence ATGAATCGACTGAAGAAAAAAATTGGAATAGTTGGCGGGTTAAGCCCCGAATCAACAGTAAGCTACTATCTGTATATCACACGCAATTACGCCGAAAGATATGGAAATTATGACTATCCTGAAATCATTATATATAGTGTAAATTTGGAAAATTACCACAAATGGCGGAGTATAAACAGATGGGACCTCATTATTGATGATCTTGTCTCTTGTTTTCAAAAGCTGAAGAACGCTGGTGCAGATTTTGGCCTGATTGCAACAAATACGATGCATAAGGTGTTCAAGCAAGTTGCAGATATTGTTGATCTTCCTCTAATCAATATAATAGACGAAACAGCACTCAGAGCGAGAGAACTTGGGCTAAACAGGCTTGGCCTTCTTGGCACGAAATACACAATGAGCGATGGTTTCTACCAGGAAAGATTATCAAAATTCGATATTGATTCCATAGTTCCAAACGCTGAACAGCAAGAAGTGATTCATAAGATTATCGTTGAGGAGTTGGTAAGGGGTCAATTTTTAGAGAAATCAAAAAATAGAACTATTAAGATCATTCAAGATTTGGTTTCAAGAGGTGCCAAGGGTATTATTTTGGGATGCACTGAGATACCATTGCTGGTCAAAAAAGAAGATTGTGACATCCAACTTCTTGATACAGCAATAATACATTCCGAAGCTGCCCTTAACGCTGCTGTATATTAA
- a CDS encoding HD domain-containing protein gives MKIIDALYGPIDLRHLSKILNFPELQRLREVRLCNVNSPYITGGSNLNRFEHAIGTAYLAQKFSAANNLTEDDDQNLIIASLLHDIVTPPFGHSLEYLFDSLGKTVYEHAQLDTLFSGKTVQYSRPFFLGNKSYIVHKSKNIDTQTIFKIIKGTHELSKYLSNNIDVDNIDNVYRFAYHIGIKFDFNNPCELATSLKYTNDELMIKSDSISLFENWFTVRKKLYKYLLENEGEFVAKALLERTFIELVKHDIINEFDWILTDYELILKAINEGNATAKECISKYMLMNFPTYHYILQTQDVLILDNFLSINKLNLINNFFSQDIFIHFIRDVNKTCRPINVRISDESNRKVKIGHRYDRYLIGLFCDNPSKLKEFRDELKNILKVDLIPLQPNDSNDNNAQISLF, from the coding sequence ATGAAAATTATTGATGCCCTATATGGCCCCATAGACTTAAGGCATTTAAGTAAAATATTGAACTTTCCAGAGTTACAAAGGCTCCGGGAAGTACGCCTTTGCAATGTAAACTCACCTTATATTACGGGTGGATCTAATTTAAACAGATTTGAACATGCTATTGGGACTGCATATCTTGCTCAAAAGTTTTCTGCCGCAAATAATCTAACTGAGGATGATGATCAAAATCTAATCATAGCGTCCCTCCTTCATGATATAGTGACTCCTCCATTTGGTCATTCTTTGGAATACCTTTTTGATTCTTTAGGGAAAACAGTCTATGAGCATGCCCAGCTTGATACTTTATTTAGTGGTAAAACGGTACAGTATTCAAGACCTTTCTTTTTGGGTAACAAATCTTATATAGTTCATAAAAGCAAGAATATTGATACACAGACTATTTTTAAAATTATAAAAGGTACTCACGAATTATCAAAATATCTTTCTAACAATATTGATGTAGATAATATTGATAATGTTTATCGTTTCGCTTACCATATTGGTATTAAATTCGATTTTAATAATCCTTGCGAACTAGCAACATCTCTGAAGTACACAAATGATGAACTAATGATCAAATCGGATTCTATTAGCCTTTTTGAAAATTGGTTTACTGTTCGCAAAAAGCTTTATAAGTATTTATTGGAAAATGAAGGAGAGTTTGTTGCAAAAGCGCTTTTAGAGCGCACTTTCATAGAATTAGTAAAACACGATATTATTAATGAATTTGATTGGATATTAACTGATTATGAGCTTATTCTAAAAGCTATTAACGAAGGAAATGCGACTGCAAAAGAATGTATTAGTAAATATATGTTAATGAATTTTCCAACTTATCATTATATTTTACAAACCCAAGATGTTTTAATATTAGATAATTTTCTTTCTATTAATAAACTTAATTTAATTAATAATTTTTTTAGCCAAGATATTTTTATACACTTTATTCGAGATGTTAATAAAACATGCCGGCCTATTAATGTAAGAATTAGCGATGAAAGTAATCGAAAAGTTAAAATTGGACACAGATATGATCGTTATTTGATAGGTCTTTTTTGCGATAACCCCTCTAAATTAAAAGAATTTAGAGATGAACTAAAGAACATTTTAAAAGTTGATTTAATTCCCTTACAACCAAATGACTCAAATGACAATAATGCACAAATATCACTCTTCTAG
- the trmB gene encoding tRNA (guanosine(46)-N7)-methyltransferase TrmB — MPKNKLQKFERVRHLPNVILAEETTAPSLQAFPWNQPRYAGMQRVLELGCGKGEHSLAFAAASPQKLCVGVDYKSHRMCVGAEMALARGLGNVHFLRTRVERIRAFFPSHSIDEIWLTFPDPLWKNRKSMQRLTAGPFLDDYANLLVPGGSVHLKTDSRRFFQFSCESVQRRGGRVTAMSENLYDGGPDSPDPSEAVSAYERAALTRGAAICYLEFTLNSRHPDPSY, encoded by the coding sequence ATGCCCAAGAACAAACTCCAGAAATTCGAACGCGTCCGCCATCTGCCCAACGTGATCCTGGCCGAGGAGACAACAGCACCGTCTTTGCAGGCCTTCCCATGGAACCAGCCCCGATATGCAGGTATGCAGCGGGTCCTCGAACTGGGCTGCGGCAAGGGGGAGCACAGCCTTGCCTTTGCCGCAGCCAGCCCGCAAAAGCTGTGTGTGGGTGTGGACTACAAAAGCCATCGCATGTGCGTGGGCGCGGAAATGGCCCTTGCCCGCGGGCTCGGCAACGTTCATTTTCTGCGCACCCGCGTGGAGCGTATCAGGGCGTTTTTCCCGTCGCATTCCATCGACGAAATCTGGCTGACCTTCCCGGACCCGCTCTGGAAAAATCGTAAGTCCATGCAGCGGCTAACCGCCGGGCCGTTTCTGGACGACTACGCCAACCTGCTCGTTCCCGGCGGCAGCGTCCATTTGAAGACGGACAGTCGGCGGTTTTTTCAATTTTCCTGCGAATCGGTTCAACGCCGGGGCGGCCGGGTGACCGCCATGTCGGAAAATCTGTACGACGGCGGTCCGGATAGCCCGGACCCATCCGAGGCGGTTTCCGCCTACGAGCGCGCCGCCCTGACCCGGGGGGCGGCCATCTGCTATCTGGAATTCACGCTCAACTCCCGCCATCCAGACCCTTCATATTGA
- a CDS encoding lysoplasmalogenase, producing the protein MTRTSKIFYLIFFSFAVAFIATLHMRPYPFVYLVKAVPIYSLAVLAFLNIAGLRGKLIGLGLVFSGVGDIVLELAGDSLFAVGLGAFLVAHLFYIAAFTKDIRFKGPRGMVAVAIMVYGCFIGFVMVPNLGDMLVPVVAYLLVIVAMGVLAALGGTNHWLVVAGACLFIASDSLIAVNRFIAPVPYSSLLIMATYYPAQLLITAGASLHGIGFVANLGRPKQLCL; encoded by the coding sequence ATGACCCGAACAAGCAAAATCTTCTATCTTATATTTTTCAGTTTCGCCGTGGCCTTCATTGCCACGTTGCATATGCGACCCTATCCCTTTGTCTATCTCGTGAAAGCGGTGCCGATCTATAGCCTGGCGGTATTGGCCTTTTTGAACATTGCCGGACTACGCGGCAAACTGATCGGGTTGGGGCTGGTTTTTTCCGGGGTCGGCGATATCGTGTTAGAGCTTGCAGGTGATTCACTTTTTGCCGTGGGACTTGGGGCCTTTTTAGTAGCTCATCTGTTTTATATTGCCGCTTTCACGAAAGACATCCGGTTTAAAGGCCCGCGTGGCATGGTTGCCGTGGCCATAATGGTTTATGGCTGTTTCATCGGATTTGTCATGGTACCGAATCTTGGTGATATGCTTGTGCCGGTTGTGGCTTATCTGTTGGTTATTGTGGCCATGGGGGTATTGGCTGCTTTAGGCGGCACCAACCATTGGTTGGTGGTTGCGGGTGCCTGCCTGTTTATTGCCTCCGATTCCCTCATCGCCGTCAACCGTTTTATTGCTCCTGTGCCTTACTCCAGCTTATTAATCATGGCGACCTATTACCCAGCTCAGCTTTTAATAACAGCCGGTGCATCGCTGCATGGAATCGGCTTTGTGGCAAATTTGGGGAGGCCAAAGCAACTATGCCTATAA
- a CDS encoding trimethylamine methyltransferase family protein, with translation MNSKGLNGGLYKPLSPEGVDTIHDASLTILEKTGLTYEDGLEKTVAMLAQAGASVDRDAHRIRFPRELILEQAAKVPSRLILYARDGKFDLDLTEDKVHLGTGGAAVKILDLETGQQRSSTLKDLYELGRLVDRLDHIHFFLRPCIPTDIPESEYDVNMYYACLKSTGKHVMSGVNDEAGLERVIEMASMLAGGREKLQEKPFISVITAFAISPLKLCTQSTRIMQACNREGIPVALSAAPMSGSTSPMTMAGTLAQLHAEQLAGIAICQLTRAGAPLLYGGIPGMANMATMGYLGGGVECGMMNAAIHQLAAHIQVPNYNSAGLSDSKLPDAQAGWEKAMTILLAAMGGSNYMHHSAGMLESMLTVAHEQFVIDDEIIGMACKVLKGIEVDADHLALDVIDSVGPAGNFMMSPHTLKYMRSEYFQGNGVTDNKSRHQWEQTGSLDSRERASALARKILEAPEKTYIPEEIDQAIRGRFNILL, from the coding sequence ATGAATTCCAAGGGGCTTAACGGCGGCCTATACAAACCGTTGTCGCCCGAGGGCGTCGACACCATTCATGACGCATCGCTGACCATCCTCGAAAAGACCGGCCTCACCTATGAAGATGGCCTGGAGAAAACCGTCGCGATGCTGGCCCAAGCCGGTGCCAGCGTAGATCGAGATGCCCATCGCATTCGCTTTCCCCGCGAACTGATTCTTGAGCAGGCCGCCAAGGTACCGTCCCGGTTAATCCTTTATGCGCGCGATGGCAAGTTCGATCTGGACCTCACTGAAGACAAGGTCCATCTGGGGACCGGCGGTGCGGCGGTCAAGATTCTGGACCTGGAGACCGGCCAGCAGCGCTCGTCGACCCTCAAAGACCTTTATGAACTCGGGCGGCTGGTAGACCGCCTCGATCACATCCATTTCTTTCTGCGGCCCTGCATCCCCACGGACATTCCCGAGTCCGAATACGACGTCAACATGTATTATGCCTGCCTCAAATCTACGGGCAAGCACGTCATGAGCGGGGTCAACGACGAGGCCGGACTGGAGCGCGTCATCGAGATGGCTTCCATGCTGGCCGGTGGAAGAGAAAAATTGCAGGAAAAACCGTTTATTTCGGTGATCACCGCTTTTGCCATTTCACCGCTCAAACTGTGCACCCAATCGACGCGGATCATGCAGGCCTGCAACCGCGAAGGCATACCGGTGGCCTTGTCGGCGGCGCCCATGTCCGGCTCCACCAGTCCCATGACCATGGCCGGGACCCTGGCCCAGTTGCATGCCGAGCAGCTGGCCGGCATTGCCATCTGCCAATTGACCCGAGCCGGTGCCCCCCTCCTGTACGGCGGTATTCCCGGAATGGCCAACATGGCCACCATGGGCTACCTGGGTGGCGGTGTGGAGTGCGGCATGATGAACGCCGCCATCCACCAGCTGGCCGCTCATATTCAAGTGCCCAACTACAACAGCGCCGGGTTGTCCGATTCCAAGCTGCCCGACGCCCAGGCGGGTTGGGAAAAGGCCATGACCATCCTGCTCGCCGCGATGGGCGGATCCAACTACATGCACCACAGTGCCGGTATGCTGGAAAGCATGCTGACCGTGGCTCACGAGCAGTTTGTCATCGATGACGAAATCATCGGCATGGCCTGCAAGGTGCTCAAAGGCATCGAGGTGGATGCCGACCACCTGGCCCTGGATGTGATCGACAGCGTCGGACCGGCCGGCAACTTCATGATGTCGCCTCACACCCTAAAATATATGCGCAGTGAGTATTTTCAGGGCAATGGCGTGACGGACAACAAAAGCCGACACCAGTGGGAGCAAACCGGCAGCCTGGATTCCCGTGAGCGGGCCAGTGCCCTCGCCCGCAAGATATTGGAGGCCCCGGAGAAAACATATATCCCTGAAGAGATCGACCAGGCGATCCGGGGAAGATTCAATATTCTGTTATAG
- a CDS encoding NAD(P)-binding protein, whose product MPNHIKIVVIGAGFAGLSFCEALSNSNFNSFLLIEKKRSSLGGYASLGGIKVGLLPAGQRTADYFSKSDYDFYTHAFLRKYSNYLSTFNKSKTVLNLPDNVTNKYYKSFIIENKSIKNILASLTSKLSNKILFSEVESINRAYNESYSILFSDGNQINCDTIVIASGRSEKIFFCLRKLNESFNTTKDLIVGCRVTFEPESAERIFSYQHDFKIKSETKMQTYCFNYRGNLNTYKYLNNLIYAGSFDIKSNIGNTFLGKKTKICYLDAIKLFPQAIIKKFDNLVSYLEQINFANIKQDFLEFISIMCDSMNINLYQYYFPALEQYWPSPILKDNSLESMNIPNIYYIGDSSGVSYGFLQCYITACILSKKILYNENY is encoded by the coding sequence ATGCCTAATCATATTAAAATTGTTGTCATAGGAGCTGGCTTTGCCGGGCTGTCTTTTTGCGAGGCACTGTCAAACAGTAATTTTAATTCTTTTCTTCTTATCGAGAAAAAAAGATCATCTTTGGGTGGTTATGCATCTTTAGGTGGCATTAAAGTTGGTCTGCTACCTGCTGGTCAAAGAACCGCTGATTATTTTTCAAAGTCAGATTACGATTTTTATACACATGCTTTCCTCAGAAAATATTCGAATTATTTAAGCACATTCAATAAAAGCAAAACAGTTTTAAATTTGCCAGACAATGTAACTAATAAATATTATAAATCTTTCATAATTGAAAACAAATCAATAAAAAATATATTGGCTTCATTAACATCAAAACTATCTAATAAAATACTTTTCTCAGAAGTTGAATCAATTAATAGGGCTTATAATGAAAGTTATTCTATTTTATTTTCTGATGGAAATCAAATTAATTGTGATACAATAGTTATTGCCTCAGGAAGAAGCGAAAAAATATTCTTTTGTTTACGAAAATTGAATGAATCATTTAACACTACCAAAGATTTAATCGTTGGCTGCAGGGTAACATTTGAGCCTGAATCTGCTGAACGCATATTTTCTTACCAACATGATTTTAAAATTAAATCAGAAACTAAAATGCAAACTTATTGTTTTAACTACAGAGGTAATTTAAATACCTATAAGTATCTTAACAATCTAATATATGCTGGTTCTTTTGATATTAAAAGCAATATAGGTAATACTTTTTTAGGGAAAAAAACAAAAATATGTTATCTTGATGCTATTAAATTATTTCCGCAAGCAATAATAAAAAAATTTGATAATTTAGTTAGTTATTTAGAACAAATAAATTTCGCAAATATTAAACAGGACTTTCTTGAATTTATATCGATAATGTGTGATAGTATGAACATTAACTTATACCAATATTATTTTCCGGCATTGGAACAATATTGGCCGTCACCGATTCTTAAAGACAACTCATTGGAATCTATGAATATACCTAACATTTATTATATTGGTGATTCTTCTGGGGTGTCCTACGGCTTTTTACAATGCTACATAACAGCTTGTATTCTTAGCAAAAAGATTTTATACAATGAAAATTATTGA
- a CDS encoding GMC family oxidoreductase N-terminal domain-containing protein, protein MPQPAYDAIVIGTGPGGATVAREMSRRNKNVLMLERGPDHPIRGDLRQYIKEHCVPGKSLLFTEQGLAMVRAITVGGSSLYYYATAFPVPFGMLERRGIDIRDEVAEARRELPIAPLKEEMITPATGRIMEAARDLGYPWNPLDKIMYQDRWKPEFSFGYYGDPHGVKWSSRMFVREAQRNGAVLAVRARVERVIVEKGAAVGVEYRQNGALKKAFADRVVVSAGGIGSPAILRKSGIRGVGRDFFFDPLISVCGECADGPIKQGNEIPMSTGCHMEEEGYVMTDMAVPDLLDNLFAAEVLRINGLFRSSRTLRIMIKARDGLGGRVTAGEGIRKKLSAADRKKLLHGAERAKGILKRAGARNIYRTGYLAAHPGGTVRIGEHLDARLSTRIDRLHVCDCSVIPEPWGLPPTLTLVGLGKHLARVLCGEKN, encoded by the coding sequence ATGCCCCAACCTGCCTATGATGCCATCGTAATCGGCACGGGCCCCGGCGGTGCGACCGTTGCCCGCGAGATGAGCCGCCGCAACAAAAACGTCCTGATGCTGGAAAGGGGGCCGGACCACCCCATCCGCGGAGACCTTCGCCAGTATATCAAGGAGCATTGCGTGCCGGGCAAAAGCCTGCTCTTCACCGAGCAGGGGCTGGCCATGGTCCGGGCAATTACCGTTGGCGGCAGTTCTCTTTATTATTATGCCACCGCCTTCCCGGTTCCCTTCGGGATGCTGGAGCGCCGCGGCATCGACATCCGGGACGAGGTGGCCGAAGCCCGCCGGGAACTGCCCATCGCCCCGCTCAAGGAAGAGATGATCACCCCCGCGACCGGCCGCATCATGGAAGCGGCTCGGGACCTGGGCTACCCATGGAACCCGCTGGACAAGATCATGTACCAGGACCGCTGGAAGCCGGAATTTTCCTTCGGTTATTACGGGGACCCCCACGGCGTGAAGTGGAGCAGCCGCATGTTCGTCCGCGAAGCGCAGCGCAACGGAGCGGTCCTGGCGGTACGTGCCAGGGTGGAACGGGTCATCGTCGAAAAAGGCGCCGCCGTCGGAGTGGAATACCGGCAGAACGGCGCCTTAAAAAAGGCCTTCGCCGACCGGGTGGTTGTTTCGGCAGGCGGCATCGGCTCGCCGGCGATTCTTCGGAAAAGCGGGATTCGCGGCGTGGGCCGGGATTTTTTCTTCGACCCCCTGATCAGCGTGTGCGGCGAATGCGCCGACGGCCCGATCAAGCAGGGCAACGAGATCCCCATGTCCACGGGCTGCCACATGGAGGAGGAAGGCTACGTCATGACGGACATGGCCGTGCCTGATCTGCTGGACAACCTGTTTGCCGCCGAGGTGCTGCGGATTAATGGTCTCTTCCGATCCAGCCGGACCCTGCGCATCATGATCAAGGCCCGAGACGGTCTGGGCGGCCGGGTGACCGCAGGGGAAGGCATCCGCAAGAAACTGAGCGCCGCGGACCGCAAAAAACTTCTCCATGGCGCGGAACGGGCCAAAGGCATCCTAAAGCGGGCCGGAGCCAGAAACATTTACCGGACCGGATATCTGGCCGCGCACCCCGGCGGAACGGTCAGGATCGGGGAGCATCTGGATGCCCGGCTGTCCACCCGCATCGACCGGCTGCATGTTTGCGACTGCTCGGTGATCCCCGAGCCCTGGGGCCTGCCGCCAACCCTTACGCTGGTCGGCCTGGGCAAGCATCTGGCCAGGGTGCTTTGTGGAGAAAAGAATTGA